The genomic window TCCAAATAAAAAAGATGATTAATAAAATCATGACGGGATAGAGCATTGCCGATGAGATAAGGGATAGAGTATTTTGTAATACATTGATCGTGCTCATAGTAAATTGTCCTTTAATACGAAAATTACCGGATGTTCAAATACCGTTGTAATTTAAACCTTTAAATCTGAACAAAACGTTTCATGGCAAAACGGATTATTTCAAGTTAAACATGGACAAACAAGTTTGTCCATGCCACCCCAAAATCCGCTTAAATAAAATAAAAATTCCTATACAATTAAAACTTCTTCCTTACCCATCCATAAAAGAAAAGACCGACGCAGCTTATTATTACGATGACAGGAAACCATTGCCTGCCTGACCTATTTACCCATGCGGATGCATTATCAGGCACTCCTGCTGATTTTTCCTCGTTCGTTTTTACCTCCTCCATCTCGAATCCATTGACCGGTTCCGTTTCTTCAACTGGCAATGCTTTATGAGCTTCCTTTTGTCCGCCCTGGGAAAGAGGGAATTCATTCTTTGCGCCGGAAAATAAAAAGTCTGTTGATGTCTCATGGGGTTTTTCTTCTGATTTTTGCTCAGCAATTTTTGCAGGAACAGGCGTTTGTTCTAACCGATTTAGTAAGGGTGTCTGAGCTTGAACAACCTTATCCATCTCTGTCTTTCGTTCGTCTAATAGTTTGCCGGTAGCCGCCTTTAAGATACCCGCATAGGTATTTAAACTATCTTGATCCGCAAGACCGGAACCAGACAAGACATTCATTACATATTCCTGGAATGCCGGATTGTTGCAGGTATGTTCACAACAGGCGACTCCATGTTTTGCCACCGTTTCCACATATTCCTTCGCCAAGGTTTGTTTGTCTTCTTCTGAGGGATGCCAGTAGCCCTTCCGCACAACCTCAAGCATGCGGGCAGTAATGGCCTGATAGGCATACGGATTCTTTTTATTGAAAAACTCCTTCAAATCCATTCCGTATTTATCCTCGACATAAACCCCGAACGTTTGCTCCCAACGGGCAGCATCTATTGTCTCTGGCACCGTAACCTGCCAGCCCCACATATTCTCAATAAATTCCGACATCTTATTTGCCCCCTCAAAGCCTTCCTTCTTCATCCCCTCAATCCATTGAGGATTCAGATAGCGGGATCGCAGTTCCATGCCCATCATCCTATCGATCGGCGTCATTTCCGGCTTGGCCGGATTCATAATATTCGTAACAGCGAGGTCCGGAGATTTTCCATCGAGTTCCCGGACTGTCGCGGCAAGTCCGCCTGCGTACATATAGAAGTCATCGTTATCTAGGGTCCCATAAACATTGGTGGAACGGCTGTGGATTACCATCTTTGTCCCGCTTAATATCATTTTATATACCTCCTCCATCGGTTCTCCCCATAAACCATTCCCGTAACCATGGCTCATACGCTTCAAATATTCGTTTGCAACCACAGAATCATCCTCCCATGTCCCGCTTGCACTCACAATCCGGGAAACATTCAGATCATAACGCCCCGGAGCCTCATCAAAGATCCTCACGGAAGCATATTGCTCAGCCTTTTTTTGCGACCAGCCTGACTGGACCAGTTTTTCAGTCAATTCCTTGATGTGTTGCCGAACCAGGTTATCTTCCTCATCAAGTTTCTTCACCATCTGAACGGCCTGATCAATATACTGAGTTAATTGACCAAACATCTCTTCTGCCGCCGAAGATACAACGATATCGATCCGTGGACGACCTAATTTTTCTTTCGGTATGACGCTTATTCCCGTCACCCTCCCCCATTCATTCCAAACAGGCTCGACGCCCAATAAATAAAGTATCTGCGACTCTAATATCCCCTCATGCCGTATCGTCTCAGTACCCCAGATGACAAATGATAATTTTTCCGGATATTTCCCATTGTTTTTTTCCCGATAATTATCAAGGAGTTCCCGGGTCAATTTCACCCCCACCTGCCACGCCTCTTTCTTGGGAATCTTATCGGGATTAAAGGCATAAAAGTTTTTTCCCGTTGGCAATGAATCCGGATTCCGTACAGGGTCATTCCCCGTGCCCGTTGTTATAAATCGACCTTCTAATGATTTAACCGTGTTTGCCAGTTCCTGCCTTGCGCTGTCCTGAATTTTTTTATCCAGTTCCTCGGCAGAGATATCTTTAACAACCTCTTGTATAGCCTGAATAGTTGAGTTTCGAAGTAACTCGTCGGGAACGCTCCCAAAGGTATGAAGACCGTAAGGCATATTCAGTTGTTTCATCTCTTTGAGAAATTCTTCAATCTCGTGAATAACTTCATGATCAAATTTGTGCGGGCCGCCTTCCTCCGTATTAACAGACAAGAATCCGCTGATATCGATATCTTTATCAAGCCCCAGTTCTTTTACCTTCTTTATAATATTTTCCTGATACTGCCTTGCGTGTTCGGCGCCCTGTTCAAGTGCCTGGTCATGACTGCTAATCAATTCCTCAAGTTCGGCATACTCGTGGTAAAGTCCTCCCTTTTTCAAGGGCGGAATCATGTGATCAATAATAACCGCAGAACCCCTGCGTTTCGCAACAAGCCCCTCGCCAACGTCATCCACGATATAGGGATAGATTACTGGCAAGTCCTGAATTAATGCCTCTGGCGGGTCTTCATCAGAAAGACCATTACTCTTTCCAGGCAACCACTCGTGTGTGCCATGTGTGCCAAAATGAATAACAGCGTCAGCGCCAAAACCATATTTCAGCCATAAATAAACCCCTACATACTGATGATGCGGAAACAGGTCCTGACTATGGAACATAGCCTCATGGTCTTCCATCCAGCCCCTTACCGGCTGAGGCAGGATAATAACATTTCCCTGTCTTACTGCCGGAATAACCATATATTTTTTGCCTTGTTTTGTATCCCTCCACATCATTACATCCGACGTTTCAACCGGCCCCCAGTCTTTATTAACCTCTTTCATAAAATCTCCGGGCAAATTTCTGGTCCATCTTTGATATTCCTCCAAAGGCAGTAATACACATTTCCCGTTTTTTACCATCTCATCAAGCTCGCCCGGCGCCCAATTCCCAACGTTTCTCCCATATCGAAGTGAATTCTCAAGGAGTAGTTCCTGATTCATTGCATCATTGCCGATATCGTATCCGGCCGCCTTCAGTGTCTTTAATACGTTGTTAATACTGGCGAAGACGTTCAGGTAGCTCGCGCCGATATGCTGTTTCCCGGGGGGGTAATTCCAATAAAAGATTGCCACTCTTTTATCTTTATTATCCTTTCTTTGTAAATTAATCCAGGTATTCATGCGGTTAACAGCCCGGTTAATTCGGTCGGCTATAGGTTTTCGTTCTTCAATAAAAAAGCCCGTTTCATCATCCCTCTCACGAATGCGATGTGAAACAACGACAGGCTGAATAAGACCTGCAATCTCAGGGATAGCTAATTGCCAGCTTACCTCTAATGAACTGAGGCCTTCAGGGTCGGTCTTCCATGCCTTTCCATCCTTCCCGTACAGTGTAATTAAATTCAGTATCGGCACTCCGCATTTTTCCAGTACATGAGCAGCTTCGAAATCTGAAAACCGGAATAAAAAGGAAAGTATGCCAGAGATCCTTGGGATGCCTCTTGAATCTATCAGTAGTTTCTCAACTGCTGCCGCTTCAGGATACCCAAATGCAACGAAGGCGTTGTATCCCTTTTCTTCCAACTTACGAATTAATTCATCCTCTACCTCATTTTGCCCCTGTTCACAAAAAGATGAATAGGTTAATACGGCAATCCATTCTGCATTTTGTTTAAAATAGCCTCCCTTCTTATACCACTCCGCATATTCTTCAAATGTCTCAAAGAACATTCCCTGTGAATTGTGCCGATGATAGTAACCGTTCTTTAGTAACTTTTGGGGCGCCGCTCCTTTAATCCCGGAAATTCCAGAATACTTTGCCAGAGAGAATAACACCATATTCTGGAAATTTTCGATGCCTCCGCAATCAAAATAAGAGCGGAATTCCTCATCATAGGTGAGACCTATTTCGATATACTGCTTATCTAATCCGGCCGAATGGTTTATCGGTAATATATA from Candidatus Brocadia sp. includes these protein-coding regions:
- a CDS encoding cobaltochelatase subunit CobN; this translates as MRRYTVLTLLIVCISFLSSSLAGETERIKYTFLVGNYLTPAVAKAIKNIWKEYPFLRDRVDFELISDTDLDSTFNPHEIEGSDIVVIDIMGIRISTLTQTGFDQEAIRKAIAHGAYILPINHSAGLDKQYIEIGLTYDEEFRSYFDCGGIENFQNMVLFSLAKYSGISGIKGAAPQKLLKNGYYHRHNSQGMFFETFEEYAEWYKKGGYFKQNAEWIAVLTYSSFCEQGQNEVEDELIRKLEEKGYNAFVAFGYPEAAAVEKLLIDSRGIPRISGILSFLFRFSDFEAAHVLEKCGVPILNLITLYGKDGKAWKTDPEGLSSLEVSWQLAIPEIAGLIQPVVVSHRIRERDDETGFFIEERKPIADRINRAVNRMNTWINLQRKDNKDKRVAIFYWNYPPGKQHIGASYLNVFASINNVLKTLKAAGYDIGNDAMNQELLLENSLRYGRNVGNWAPGELDEMVKNGKCVLLPLEEYQRWTRNLPGDFMKEVNKDWGPVETSDVMMWRDTKQGKKYMVIPAVRQGNVIILPQPVRGWMEDHEAMFHSQDLFPHHQYVGVYLWLKYGFGADAVIHFGTHGTHEWLPGKSNGLSDEDPPEALIQDLPVIYPYIVDDVGEGLVAKRRGSAVIIDHMIPPLKKGGLYHEYAELEELISSHDQALEQGAEHARQYQENIIKKVKELGLDKDIDISGFLSVNTEEGGPHKFDHEVIHEIEEFLKEMKQLNMPYGLHTFGSVPDELLRNSTIQAIQEVVKDISAEELDKKIQDSARQELANTVKSLEGRFITTGTGNDPVRNPDSLPTGKNFYAFNPDKIPKKEAWQVGVKLTRELLDNYREKNNGKYPEKLSFVIWGTETIRHEGILESQILYLLGVEPVWNEWGRVTGISVIPKEKLGRPRIDIVVSSAAEEMFGQLTQYIDQAVQMVKKLDEEDNLVRQHIKELTEKLVQSGWSQKKAEQYASVRIFDEAPGRYDLNVSRIVSASGTWEDDSVVANEYLKRMSHGYGNGLWGEPMEEVYKMILSGTKMVIHSRSTNVYGTLDNDDFYMYAGGLAATVRELDGKSPDLAVTNIMNPAKPEMTPIDRMMGMELRSRYLNPQWIEGMKKEGFEGANKMSEFIENMWGWQVTVPETIDAARWEQTFGVYVEDKYGMDLKEFFNKKNPYAYQAITARMLEVVRKGYWHPSEEDKQTLAKEYVETVAKHGVACCEHTCNNPAFQEYVMNVLSGSGLADQDSLNTYAGILKAATGKLLDERKTEMDKVVQAQTPLLNRLEQTPVPAKIAEQKSEEKPHETSTDFLFSGAKNEFPLSQGGQKEAHKALPVEETEPVNGFEMEEVKTNEEKSAGVPDNASAWVNRSGRQWFPVIVIISCVGLFFYGWVRKKF